In Candidatus Methanoperedens sp., a single window of DNA contains:
- a CDS encoding flavin reductase family protein, giving the protein MEKINIGTNTFVYPNPVTLLGANVEGRANFMPLGWVSRVNADPPFLGVGVNKVHHTLRGIFENKTFSVNFPRADMVEATDYCGLVSGKTTDKSKVFEIFYGELKTAPMITECSLSLECKLVDRVDLQTNIFFIGEIIASFTEEKYLTEGKLDIRKMNPLLLTMPDNCFWKVGDYVGKAWNIGNKFKKEKR; this is encoded by the coding sequence ATGGAGAAAATCAATATTGGTACGAATACTTTTGTGTATCCGAATCCTGTGACGTTATTGGGTGCTAATGTTGAAGGAAGGGCTAACTTCATGCCACTTGGCTGGGTATCGAGGGTCAATGCGGATCCTCCATTTTTAGGAGTTGGTGTTAACAAAGTCCATCATACCTTACGAGGCATTTTTGAAAATAAAACTTTCAGCGTTAACTTTCCCCGTGCAGATATGGTTGAAGCTACAGATTACTGTGGACTTGTCTCAGGGAAAACAACAGACAAATCAAAAGTCTTCGAAATATTTTATGGGGAGCTTAAAACGGCTCCCATGATCACAGAATGTTCATTGAGTCTTGAGTGCAAACTTGTTGACAGAGTAGACCTTCAAACAAACATTTTTTTCATCGGTGAAATTATCGCTTCCTTCACTGAAGAAAAATATCTGACGGAAGGTAAGCTTGACATTAGAAAAATGAATCCTCTTCTCTTAACCATGCCAGATAATTGTTTTTGGAAGGTTGGCGACTATGTTGGAAAAGCCTGGAATATAGGCAACAAATTC